A region from the Coffea eugenioides isolate CCC68of chromosome 9, Ceug_1.0, whole genome shotgun sequence genome encodes:
- the LOC113783873 gene encoding 5'-adenylylsulfate reductase 3, chloroplastic-like, giving the protein MALAFSSSPAIHGSLSSSHEQSKVGSQFGSFQHLDRPHILSASLNVSRRRSAAVKPLNAAEPKRNKSIVPSAATIVAPEVGDKVEEEDYEKLAKELENASPLEIMDKALAKFGNDIAIAFSGAEDVALIEYARLTGRPFRVFSLDTGRLNPETYKFFDTVERHYGIHIEYMFPDAVEVQALVRSKGLFSFYEDGHQECCRVRKVRPLRRALKGLRAWITGQRKDQSPGTRSEVPVVQVDPAFEGLDGGLGSLVKWNPVANVDGKDIWNFLRAMNVPVNLLHSQGYVSIGCEPCTRPVLPGQHEREGRWWWEDAKAKECGLHKGNLKQDTLNGNGNGAVHANGSTTVADIFDTKNIVSLSRPGIENLLKLDDRREPWLVVLYAPWCQFCQAMEGSYVELAEKLAGSGVKVAKFRADGDQKTFAQKELQLGSFPTILFFPKNSTRPIKYPTENRDVDSLMAFVNALR; this is encoded by the exons ATGGCTTTGGCTTTTAGTTCTTCACCTGCCATTCATGGTTCTTTATCTTCTTCCCATGAGCAAAGTAAAG TGGGCTCGCAGTTTGGTTCTTTTCAGCATTTGGATCGGCCGCATATTTTATCAGCTTCGCTGAATGTTTCCAGGAGGCGGTCGGCGGCGGTTAAGCCGTTGAATGCGGCTGAGCCGAAAAGAAATAAGTCCATTGTTCCATCCGCAGCAACCATTGTTGCGCCAG AGGTCGGGGACAAAGTTGAGGAAGAGGATTACGAGAAATTGGCCAAGGAGCTTGAAAATGCATCACCACTTGAGATTATGGACAAAGCCCTGGCTAAGTTTGGAAATGATATTGCTATAGCTTTCAG TGGTGCAGAAGACGTGGCTTTGATTGAGTATGCACGATTGACTGGTAGACCATTCAGAGTATTTAGTTTGGACACTGGGAGGTTGAATCCCGAGACATATAAATTTTTTGATACGGTTGAGAGGCACTATGGGATTCACATTGAGTACATGTTTCCTGATGCTGTTGAAGTTCAGGCTTTAGTTAGGAGCAAGGGGCTTTTCTCTTTCTATGAAGATGGTCACCAAGAGTGCTGCCGCGTGAGAAAGGTCAGGCCCCTGAGGAGAGCCCTCAAGGGATTGCGTGCCTGGATCACTGGTCAGCGTAAAGATCAGTCCCCGGGTACTCGATCTGAGGTCCCTGTTGTTCAGGTGGATCCTGCTTTTGAGGGCCTGGATGGTGGATTAGGCAGTTTAGTTAAGTGGAACCCTGTGGCAAATGTTGATGGCAAGGATATTTGGAATTTCCTGCGGGCCATGAATGTGCCTGTCAACCTTTTGCACTCACAAGGTTACGTCTCAATTGGATGTGAGCCGTGCACAAGGCCTGTCCTGCCTGGGCAACACGAGAGAGAAGGAAGGTGGTGGTGGGAAGATGCCAAGGCTAAAGAATGCGGTCTACACAAGGGCAACCTGAAGCAGGATACTCTGAATGGCAATGGAAATGGGGCTGTCCATGCAAATGGAAGCACAACTGTTGCTGATATTTTTGATACGAAGAATATTGTGAGCTTGAGCAGGCCTGGGATTGAGAATTTGCTAAAGTTGGACGATAGAAGAGAGCCTTGGCTTGTTGTGCTTTATGCACCTTGGTGCCAGTTTTGCCAG GCAATGGAAGGATCATATGTCGAGTTGGCCGAGAAGTTGGCCGGTTCTGGTGTGAAGGTTGCAAAGTTCAGAGCAGATGGTGACCAAAAAACATTTGCACAGAAAGAATTGCAACTTGGCAGCTTCCCAACTATTCTCTTTTTCCCCAAGAACTCCACTCGGCCCATAAAGTATCCAACCGAGAATAGAGATGTTGATTCTCTGATGGCCTTCGTGAATGCACTCCGGTAA